TCTACGTCACCCTCtctccttttttttcttcttttttttactgcAGACCCAATATTCCAGTTCTCTCTGGCCCTATCCTCACATACCGATACAGCATCTGCCCACCCCTTTTTGCTAAGCAGTTTGGTACTGTCCAAGCTTCACACAGCACTGCTGCTTCACCTGGATTTTGCTAGAATGTtccttttttggggggtgggggggtctgtGAGAATCCTAACTGCGTGGGCTGTTGGAATAAGCCACTGCTGCAGCATCAGAAGGGGTTTAATCTACGAGAagcagcagtagagagagacactatTTCCCAGGCTCTATCTTACCCTGTTGTCAGTTCTTTCACTTGACTGTACAAGAACTGCTGGGCATCAAGGACACATACAAGAGAGGATAGAATATCAAAGGAAGGAGGAAAACAGAGCTTGTTTGACTGGAGCAGAGAGATAAATAAAGCATCATAGTGCCTGCTGCAGACACCAGACACAGCCATTATGACCCAGGGCAAGGTAAGGGCTTTACAGATACATCCTATAGATCTCACTGTATCCTCATTCATTCCCATGCTCATTCTGCAGTAAACCCATAGTCAAAAAAAAAAGGAAGGTTCTTGGCTTATATTTTTTCATTTCAGTGCGTGTGGTCCACAATGTTACGTAATCATTGTGGCAGCATGTACGTAGGCTGTACTTGTCGCTCCATCCTCTCATCTGCCTCTGTTGAGGAGCTAATCTCCTTGTGTTGCTCAGTAACGACGCAACGTCTCTTCGGCAGCAGAGAATAGTATTGTCATCAGAGAATGGCAGAGTTGACGAAATGACAGCTATAAAAATCGATtgtatggagatggagagagggtaatgtTCGGCCTGCGTCACTATCCTTCAGTCCAGAGACACGGACAAACCCCCCCATTATATATAACCGTAAGTGTTGCTGTTATGCATTGAATCATAGCTGAGGAAGTTAAAGAAATTGTATTAGCCTACCCGTACTAATGACTAAATGAGATCACAACAGATTTCTATTTTTATGTAGGAAATatggagagtgaggagagggataTTCATTGGCACATTCATTAGCCATCTGGACAGTGTTGTGTAATGATGACTCATTCACTGATCCTGGATCGTCTACACCCACAGTGTGGAGCTATGCTACAGCAGAGGGTTTGTCTAAGGACCGATCTCAGTCCAAATCGTACAGTCAGCAATCAGAGCATCAAATCAGATTACAAATTAGTCCCAAATTGTAAATCTGAATTCATCGTATTTGCTTTTAAAatgtggatttaaaaaaaaatacatattgttGTTAAAAAATAATTTGGATTTAAAAGTCTCAGCTCAAGTTTCTCCGTTGATTAGTGGCTCATAATCATCCTCTGTTGTtttattaaaatatatttttatttccaAACAGCTATTTAGTCCTGATTCGTTATCTTATGTACCCTCAGCTTACAGTCGCAAACAAGGCTGCTGAAGCAGGAGAGAAGCAGTATGGCACTTCAAGTGGAGAAGCAGGAGGGCCACCGGCCCCTCCCACCTATGAGGAGGCCACTGGCGCAGGTGAGAAAGGTATGTCAGTGTCGCAGAAAGAACGGTCAtttcttcactcctctctctttatgAACAAAAGTGTGAAAAAACAACTGAccatttactgtgtgtgtttgtgttgaacTTGTCAGCAGGCATCAGCGGCAGCCCCTGTTACAGTGGGGCTTATCCTAGTGATGGGGAGATGCTCACAGAATTCAGCTGGAGTGATAAAAACATCCGACGGATCTTTATCCGCAAGGTAGGCTATGACTATAGCTATTAGTACCTTATTACTACTACCTTATCACCCTATTACATTGCACTACCTATACAAGCCAATTACTACTATAACACTACCCCGTTACTACATTATTACTACCGTATGTTAAGGCCATACAGATACTGTATGCTATTTTTAAGCTGTGTCTTTCATTACCTCCTTTTAGTTGTCTTTTCCCCCCCCCCGTTACCCCCGTTTAGGTTTACGCCATCTTGATGATTCAACTTCTTGTCACTCTTTCCATTGTGGCTCTCTTCACATTCTGGTACGTGTTCTATAACCTCTAAATACGGATCTCCATCCTTCTATAGTTTTACCTGGTCAGGCAATAGATCGCAGGAAGTCCTACACTTTGATACAGTGGTGTTACATCACTGTGCACCAGACATAAACCTGTCACAGGTGCTAGATAGGAAGCAGCAGTTTACCATAACAGGcaggaaaacacacacaggaacaagTACTTTGATTGAAAATGGGCAAACGTTGCATATTTACAATTCTTTTTGGTCCCTTCATCAGTGAACCAGTGAAGAACTACATTCAGTCCAACCCTGGATGGTACTGGGCTTCCTAGTAAGTCACAGCTTTGATCTTGCGTACATCACTACTATGTTGATTTCATTCTGAAAATACTcaaatatgtgttatttcttcaCACAGTGCTGTGTTCTTTGTCACATATATTACACTCGTCTGCTGTCCTGGACCAAGGTGAGtttacagtgttaatgtgtgtggtGAACACAACTTCAGTTATTATGATACTAGAGAATGTATCATTTTAGCAGAATTTAACGACAGTACTTAACTACAGTATTATGTTTGATTTGTATTTCCTACAGGAGACAGTTTCCATGGAATCTGATCCTGCTCGCCATCTTTGTACGTATCATAGAGTGTTGGAAACAATCCATATCTTTACAACATTtatacacattgtccaaagaCTGAAGTACTACACATAATTCAGAATCACAgacttctcctcttccccctctttctcggTAATGTCTGTTCACTTTGTAACCTCTCCTGTtgcagaccctctctctctcctatatgaCAGGGATGCTATCCAGGTACAGTCTCCCATAGCTGTGTCTACAGTTTGTTTTGTCTCCGTTGTCCACTGTGCTTTGCATGCCTGCTTCTTCAGACTTTCAGTATGGCTAGCACGATGGTTAATTGCAGCCAGTTAAACAGCTAACGTGTTACATTAAATTCAGCTAAGGTCTTGGTGAACAGCTAATAAGTAGAATCAGGTGGGTTAAATTAGTTTTGGATTGAAAACACGTATGGGTTGGTAAATCTCCAGGAAGAGGTTTGGTGCAGCCCTGCTTTAACCAGTGTCAGTGTCGATCAGATATGCCAAAGGTATACATGGGCTTAGTAACACTGTTATACATTTTAGGCTTGCTTAGTTACTGCGTATTCACCAAAATAAGTCATTAATATGTTATTcctgtataaaaaaatatatatgttatttCTTAGTAAATAAATACTTGGCAAATAATTTCTGTACCATATCTTCCCCCCTCTAATAGTTATTACAACACCAAGTCAGTGGTGATGTGTTTGGGTATTACTGCTATGGTCTGTCTTACTGTCACCCTCGTCAGCTTCCAAACCAAGGTCAGTCTGCCTGTGAAAAAGGGAATTCTatcatttaataggatctctgtgcTTCTATGATTCACAATTGGTTATAGGTTGTTATTATTCCTCAATGACCAAGTTACCTTCTCTTTTGCTGCCCTATCTTCCCTTTTTTTCCCTATTCAGTTTGATGTGACATCATGCCAAGGTGTATTGTTTACCTTCTGCATGGTCATGATGGTGTCTGGACTGGTCCTGGCCATTGCATTGCCCTACGGATATGTAAGTTCTAATAATAATACACTTTATTTGTAGAGCACATTGTCACACGTGAAAGCCTGAAAAGTAAAGTGCTATACATAGCAGGAAGTATAACTACCCTAATCAGAAACTATATAATGAATGAGGTGATTAAGTAAATGCAAGTGGAGGAATTGGCAGCGTTTAGACAGGCTGCCAATTCTGTCCCCCCACGAACTAGTCTTTTGACAAATCAGATCTTTCTCAGAGCTCATCCGATTGGTCAGAAGACCAATTAGTGAGAGAAAAAAACCCATCAAGCATACAGCTGCGTCAGGTCTAATTGAAAGTTCACGTTTTCGAGATATATCATATCAGCTTGTTTTGTGCTCCAGGTGCCCTGGGTGCATGGTGTCTATGGTGCCTTGGGAGCGTTACTTTTTACCATGGTAAGTGTAAAACCTATATAGTCTGTTTTTACTTGACAGTCCACCAATGACAAAGAGAGATGTACAACTACTGTAATACTTCAACTCTTTTCTCCGTTTCAGTTTTTGGCATTTGACACCCAGCTACTGATGGGGAACAAGCGCTACACAATAAGTCCAGAGGAATACGTCTTTGCCACTCTCAACATCTACCTCGACATTATCTACATCTTCTCCTTCTTCCTGTCcctgttcggaacagagagtacaAACTGAATCCACCTCCAGGCCAGCATCTCAGCTTTTCCATCCAAACACGGCCCGTATTCATAGTCTCAGAGTGGTAGTGCTGCTCTAGGATCGGCTTTGGCATTTAGATCACGGTGAAAAGTGTCATACACACAGGGGGGGATATGATCCTAGGCCGACACTACTCGGAGACACGGTATGAATACAGGCTCTGATCTCACCAGATGTACTGTACACAACCCATTGATCCACCACTTCTTCCCACAGTCTCAGCTTAGTGTGATTTTCCTTCCCCCTCTAGCATGATATGGACCTATACTACTTTATTGTCTGCTTAGCTGTCAATCTCCAGAATGTACAGTACTTTTCACCTATAGGGTCGGCGATCTATAGAATTACATTGCTAACGGTAGATAGGTGTGAAAAACACATGCAAAACACTGAGTCTGTCTAAAAGCTAGAACGGTAGGTGTTTTTGTCTTATGCAGATGTGATGTCCTTGCTTTCTCCCGCCTTTTAACAACAACAGTCATGAATGACACTGCTCTACAGGAGCTTATCACCTCTTCTGAAGAGGAACGTAAAAGTATCTGCCCTGAAAGGCATGAATATCTGAATATCTTTCAGTGTAGCAACGTAGACATCATTGTGCTTAGTTCATCAGTAGTGCACTAGGCTACATCCAATTCCATCAGTGCATAACACATTGTGGGTGACCCTCAGCTTTagagtagagcgagagagagtaaaGTAGTTCCTTTTTTTGATCCAAACTTGGGAAATTGTTTTATCACTCAGCATCGTCAATAAATACAAAAAGGACAAGACACGTATCCATGACAAAATAAATTAAACACATATTAAGACACATTTAAATCAATGGCATCTGTGCACAGCATGTCTGTGGTTTGTTgtttctcctccagtctgtcAACTCTTAGCCTACTGGTTGAAATCTCAAAGGAACATAAGATCCGGAGCATGCATGCAGGCAATTCAATCCAATTCTGATTTCATTTGAACGTAGGCAAATTGCTATTCCTTAGCTGCTTTAGACGAAACATGAGTTAATCTAGTTGCACTAAAACTGGAGATGTAATGCAATCCTGTCAATATGATGAGCCATAGTCCAATGATGTCAGTAGGGGTTTTACTCACCACCCTTCTCTTTCTTTGTAACATTCTGTTCTGTATTATTCCCTCCATGTTACAATTTTCCAGCTAGGTTGGCTGCTATTTAACTCTTttaagtttttatttatttacagatagctaaACGGGagtcatcccactgggcacagatgtcaatccaatgtctattccacattggttcaacgtcattttgttgaaatgacgtggaaacaacgttgattcaaccagtgtgtgcccagtggaatGTATTTAGaatctaaatatatggctctgggaCTGGGTTAAACCAATGATTCGATACATATGCTTTGCTAAGCATGTTTTGGGGGCCAATCTTGAAAACATTTACAATGTGGGGATGTGGAAAATATATGTATTTGCTCCAGTAGTTAGTTATACAGTGCCCTCcataattattgggacagtgacacattgttGTTGTCTTGGCTCTGTACTGTAGCGCTTAGGATTTTAAATTACACAATGACCATGAGGTTAACATGCAGACAGTCAGCTTGAATTTGTGGGTATTTTCAATCATATCGGGTtaaccatttagaaattacagcaccttTTGCATATAGTcacccccattttaggggaccaaaattattgggacaaattccctttatatgtgtattaaagtagtcaagtttagtatttggtcgcatattcatagcacacaatgattaaatcaagcttgtgactctacacacttgttggatgcatttgctgtttgttttgattGTGTTTCCGATTATTAGACAttcatggtaaataatgtattgtgtcattttagaATCACTTTTATTGTAAGTAAGAAAATAATATGtctctaaacacttctacattcatgtggatgctaccatgattacggatagtcctgaatgaaccGTGAATaacgatgagtgagaaagttagatgcacaaatatcatacccccaagacatgctaacctctcaccattacaatatcAGGGGAGGTAATcatagtagcatccacattaatgtagaagtgtttagaaacattctattcttatttacagtaaAAGTGACTCCGAAATGACACAATACATCATttgccattcatttctattgggcacaaaataatctgaaacacgaccaaaacaaacaacaaatgcatccaacaagttgtTGATCAAAAGTTAAATGTAATTGTTGCGTGTTGGGAATATGGGACAAAAATActacacttttgactactttaatcaaatcaaattgtattggtcgcatacacatggttagcagatgttattaagCGAAATGCTTGTACATGTAAGTGAATTTATCCCAACACGTTGGGTCCCCTAAAATGGagaggactatgtacaaaaagtgctgtaattcctAAACGGTTCACCCGCTATGCATGAAAATgcactcaaattaaagctgacagtctgcacttctaACCTCAAAGTCgttgtataatttcaaatccaaagtgctggagtacagagcaaCAACAAAatcactgtcccaataattacagAGGGCACTGTAAATTGATGGCTTAACCTCGTGACATAATGTTTTTATAGACACTGAAAGAGTTGACATTTTTTTGTAAAAGCAAAGAGTTTTGATTATTGTGACAAGAAAGAGTTAACTTTAAACATGCTTGCAAACTTTCTTGATGTGTACATGGCAAGAAAATAATACTACATTGTATTTGGCCTGAAAAAAAGCGTACATATATTTTCTTAATAAAACCCTGAATGGTTCATCTGCGTATGAAATATGTGGCCTTGGAATAGTCTTATCTGAACAAATTGTACTTAATTTGCtgttgtaaaaaaaatgtttctctTGGTTAAGTGCGTTGAGTGTTATTCCATAGTGTGTTAGAAAATGTATTTCTGTTTACAATTCTtgctgtaaataaaataaaaaatgtactcaCCAATCTTCTAGGTTTTTTTGTATCTCCGACACTAAACTAGATACGAGCAACGATttatattatattgacaagatagttGAGGCACCGCTCTAACAAATGGACATTTTCCACATTCGACACTCATTTTATCCTCCATAGAAACATTCCTCACTTTGTGGTCTCATTTTGGCGGACAGATTTCGGATGTAGTAAACACTCTCGTTCCGCCTCTACTTTTTGATACGAGTTTAACTGACGTTGACTTCGTCAAAGAAGCGCCATAAAAAAAGCATTCCAACCAGCCAATCGCGTTTCATAATAATTGTATCTATTCAATTTGCTCATCCAATGAAAACGTGTCATGGTAGAACGCCAAGGTCGGCCATGTTGTGTGGTTTCcattagttaccacagccacaaagtcaacgTGGCTATTTCCTACAAATTCATTTGTAAGACATTTGCTTTTTGGTCCTAATTTAAGTTTAGTGTTATACATATGGttggcagtgtggttaaggttaggtttaaaatcacattttaaaaatatacattttagaaATAGGGATGGTTTTTTACTtagtggctgtggtaactagtgacgaccatgTTGTGGTTTTGAATGAGGAAGAAGcgggagaggttagaggttatcGTTTAAtgagttattttttatttgaagTACCACATTGAGTTACTTTGGACTTTGCTATTTAAGAAATATACATGGCATTGTCGAATGTGATAGTAGTGATTGAAATCCTAGTCGCTACAGCCACATAACCAggattgttagctagctagtttagctaaccacAAGCTAGCTAATTTCAAGGGACGGAGAACGGTAACTTGatagctagctggttagcagtGTTGTTTAGCTAACTAGCAACGATTTACTTTCCCCGGTCGAATGACGTTGGGTGGCTTTATGTGCTTTTTCCTGCGCTGGCAGGCGGGTTGGAAGCAACCATAGCGATACACATTTTCGCGGGCGGGAGGTTTTAAACTTCTCTAAACATGTTCAATAAATTTTATGAATTAATTGGAACGGGTTTCGCTAATCTCCGCAATGGAGTACCAGTTCCCGACCAACAAGATAATGATACACACGGAGTACAACAAGGTGGTCGGATAAGGACAAAAAGACCCATCGACTGGTAAGTTAAGGTTattctaatgttagctagttaacttaTCTGTCATTTGTTGTGTAGTAATCTAACTTGGCTAACGTTAGTTTACTAACATTAGTAATCTAATaagctaacgttacctagctaaTTTAGTTTAGTGTACCTGCTCGTGGTGGCACTGGATGACCTAACTAGATGCTATGTTTAGCTAATTGTCAACTATGTGTGAGTTGTAGCTAAACTTGCGGACCTGTCTATTTGAGATGGTGGTGAGATTTCGACCAGCCAGTTAGCtactactagctagctaacgttacagaaGTATGGCACACTGTCTGACACAGTTGGGTTGAGCAACCAAAGCAACCACATTTGGGTTGAGCAACCAAAGTGCGTACTCAGCAAGACCCCCCCGCGCTGTCAGTGATTTTCTGGCACATGTTCATGTTGGATATTGTTTCCCCCCTGTTTTTATAGTTTGGAGGATGGTGACCAAGATGACCAGGCGCTGGCAGTGAAGAGATTTCGGATGGGTAAGCTAACAGCAATCTTGGCTGTGCATTTTtgcaaaagtatttggacaccctttcaaatgagtggattaggctatttcagccacacccattgctgacaggtgtataaaatagagcacactgacatgcaatctccattgacaaccatttacagtagaatggtcttactgaaaaGCTCTGACTTTCAGCATGGCACCATCTTTTTTATttattcctttatttaactaggcaagc
The sequence above is a segment of the Oncorhynchus nerka isolate Pitt River linkage group LG20, Oner_Uvic_2.0, whole genome shotgun sequence genome. Coding sequences within it:
- the LOC115102550 gene encoding protein lifeguard 2-like isoform X2, translating into MTQGKLTVANKAAEAGEKQYGTSSGEAGGPPAPPTYEEATGAGEKGISGSPCYSGAYPSDGEMLTEFSWSDKNIRRIFIRKVYAILMIQLLVTLSIVALFTFCEPVKNYIQSNPGWYWASYAVFFVTYITLVCCPGPRRQFPWNLILLAIFTLSLSYMTGMLSSYYNTKSVVMCLGITAMVCLTVTLVSFQTKFDVTSCQGVLFTFCMVMMVSGLVLAIALPYGYVPWVHGVYGALGALLFTMFLAFDTQLLMGNKRYTISPEEYVFATLNIYLDIIYIFSFFLSLFGTESTN
- the LOC115102550 gene encoding protein lifeguard 2-like isoform X3, producing MTQGKLTVANKAAEAGEKQYGTSSGEAGGPPAPPTYEEATGAAGISGSPCYSGAYPSDGEMLTEFSWSDKNIRRIFIRKVYAILMIQLLVTLSIVALFTFCEPVKNYIQSNPGWYWASYAVFFVTYITLVCCPGPRRQFPWNLILLAIFTLSLSYMTGMLSSYYNTKSVVMCLGITAMVCLTVTLVSFQTKFDVTSCQGVLFTFCMVMMVSGLVLAIALPYGYVPWVHGVYGALGALLFTMFLAFDTQLLMGNKRYTISPEEYVFATLNIYLDIIYIFSFFLSLFGTESTN
- the LOC115102550 gene encoding protein lifeguard 2-like isoform X1, whose protein sequence is MTQGKLTVANKAAEAGEKQYGTSSGEAGGPPAPPTYEEATGAGEKAGISGSPCYSGAYPSDGEMLTEFSWSDKNIRRIFIRKVYAILMIQLLVTLSIVALFTFCEPVKNYIQSNPGWYWASYAVFFVTYITLVCCPGPRRQFPWNLILLAIFTLSLSYMTGMLSSYYNTKSVVMCLGITAMVCLTVTLVSFQTKFDVTSCQGVLFTFCMVMMVSGLVLAIALPYGYVPWVHGVYGALGALLFTMFLAFDTQLLMGNKRYTISPEEYVFATLNIYLDIIYIFSFFLSLFGTESTN